From Microcystis aeruginosa NIES-2549, a single genomic window includes:
- a CDS encoding RNA-guided endonuclease InsQ/TnpB family protein, which produces MLNVLKVRIYPNKKQELALAKNFGCVRFVWNYYLNKTNNQYLETGKGMTYCDMAKDLTQLKKQLDFEWLAEATAATLQQSLKNLESAFKNFFSKRTKFPKFKSKHKKQSIRYPESCSIRNKGIKLPKLGVVKAKISQVINGKIKSVTVSKTSTDKYFAAILFEMDDSTTIEKLKISGIDLGLSSLVTVFDGETTYKIDPIKPTRKYAKRLKRRQQALSRKAKGSNNRQKAIKEVAKVHEKIANTRQDFLHKLSRKLCDENQIVVAENLNIKGLARTKLAKSIHDAGFGMLLNFLDYKLEREGGKLVEVDRFYPSTKLCSCCGFKNDLLTLSIREWICPECKTQHDRDENAAKNLREEGMRILSTNTDGQSEFQAWGETVRLVGTCTEKRVSVNQESPVTASA; this is translated from the coding sequence ATGTTAAATGTTTTAAAAGTGAGAATATACCCAAACAAAAAACAGGAACTAGCCTTAGCTAAAAACTTTGGTTGCGTCCGTTTTGTTTGGAATTACTACTTAAATAAAACTAACAATCAGTACCTAGAGACTGGTAAAGGAATGACCTACTGTGACATGGCAAAAGACCTTACCCAACTCAAGAAACAACTGGATTTTGAATGGTTAGCTGAGGCTACTGCTGCTACCTTGCAGCAATCATTGAAAAACTTAGAATCTGCTTTTAAGAACTTCTTCTCAAAAAGAACAAAATTCCCTAAATTTAAAAGTAAGCACAAAAAACAATCAATCCGTTATCCTGAAAGTTGTTCAATTAGAAATAAGGGAATTAAGCTACCTAAATTAGGGGTTGTAAAAGCTAAGATTTCTCAAGTAATAAATGGTAAGATTAAATCCGTAACTGTTTCTAAAACCAGTACAGATAAATATTTTGCTGCCATCTTGTTTGAGATGGATGACTCAACAACCATTGAAAAACTAAAAATATCAGGGATAGACCTAGGTTTATCTTCTTTAGTTACGGTTTTTGATGGTGAAACAACCTACAAGATTGACCCAATCAAACCTACCAGAAAATATGCTAAACGTTTAAAGCGGAGACAACAAGCATTGTCTCGTAAAGCCAAGGGGTCTAATAATCGCCAAAAAGCCATTAAGGAGGTAGCCAAGGTTCACGAAAAGATAGCAAATACTAGACAGGATTTTCTTCATAAACTCTCCAGAAAGTTATGCGATGAAAACCAAATCGTTGTAGCCGAGAATCTGAATATTAAAGGGTTAGCAAGGACTAAATTAGCCAAATCAATACATGACGCTGGTTTTGGTATGTTGCTTAATTTCTTGGATTACAAGCTAGAAAGAGAGGGAGGAAAACTTGTAGAAGTTGACAGGTTTTATCCGAGTACAAAGCTCTGTTCTTGCTGTGGATTTAAAAATGATTTGTTGACTCTCAGTATTCGTGAATGGATTTGTCCAGAATGTAAGACGCAGCACGATAGAGATGAAAACGCCGCCAAGAATTTAAGGGAAGAAGGTATGAGAATACTGTCAACAAATACCGATGGACAGTCGGAATTTCAAGCTTGGGGAGAAACTGTAAGACTCGTTGGTACTTGTACCGAAAAGCGGGTTTCTGTGAATCAAGAATCCCCTGTCACAGCGTCAGCTTAA